The following are encoded together in the Ursus arctos isolate Adak ecotype North America unplaced genomic scaffold, UrsArc2.0 scaffold_48, whole genome shotgun sequence genome:
- the LOC130542715 gene encoding ral guanine nucleotide dissociation stimulator-like: MSEVRLQLGHGSRCRRLVKQQSFLKAKLHEVCLSGPQPPPGNEINHQKRNKEYQVMTDIMLLQVAAENYTLEPEDPFWAWFQAMEPLSEAER, encoded by the exons atgagcgaggtgaggctgcagttaggccacggctcccggtgccgaagactggtgaagcagcagagcttcctgaaggcaaagctgcatgaggtctgtctgagtggacctcagcctcccccg gggaatgagatcaaccaccagaaaagaaataag gaataccaagtcatgacggacatcatgctgctccaggtggctgccgagaattacaccctagagcccgaggatcctttttgggcctggttccaggctatggagccgctcagcgaggctgagaggtga